From the genome of Spinacia oleracea cultivar Varoflay chromosome 2, BTI_SOV_V1, whole genome shotgun sequence, one region includes:
- the LOC110798360 gene encoding uncharacterized protein encodes MSLMATRTLSLATHGSNFLKETLQAQQELLQKLYNELDMERESSATAADEALSMILRLQGEKAAVGMEASQYKRIAEEKISHVQETLEVFQEIIYQKEMQIASLEFQVQAYRFKLLSMGCEDLGAGELHFPDNMLSRKNVVSEESSTRSLRRLSSLPPNPLNGVLSRRTSNEGTTRSSTSSPIPWQESKSADPSVRKEHGDFHSYWDEIRKLDDRVKELDSLKVSNSPPSTEDTNDVPLTKKSAIMPHPSPENFPAKTNFVESLEKVASVQACESSACSTTAQDIYEVPICSYIDSSNIKKESQNVTLGSETRNGKLDLVWGEIWKSDVKEPLLSPESDNSSKTNDSKDKIDWEKKPLLSPGSSNESPKLKDRKTDKPLLFKHPTLGGIADFELQQFNRRLKQLEDQRFVTRGHEMNSEKAEEEELRVLREIRDKIDLMQADITRWGIKKPLPADSRSPGCLKEVILCFWPS; translated from the exons ATGAGCCTGATGGCTACGCGTACTTTGTCTCTAGCCACACACGGAAGTAATTTCCTGAAGGAGACGCTTCAAGCTCAGCAAGAACTTCTGCAGAAACTATACAATGAATTGGATATGGAGAGAGAATCCTCTGCTACTGCTGCTGATGAAGCTTTATCCATGATATTACGCCTGCAGGGGGAAAAGGCAGCAGTAGGAATGGAGGCGAGTCAATACAAGAGAATTGCCGAAGAAAAAATCTCTCATGTTCAAGAAACACTTGaggttttccaggaaataataTACCAGAAAGAAATGCAGATTGCTTCCCTTGAGTTCCAAGTTCAGGCATACAGGTTCAAACTTTTAAGCATGGGGTGTGAAGATTTAGGTGCCGGTGAGTTGCACTTTCCTGATAACATGTTGTCAAGAAAAAACGTGGTCTCAGAAGAATCAAGTACTCGTTCTCTTAGACGGCTTAGTTCACTGCCACCTAATCCACTTAATGGTGTATTGAGTAGAAGAACTTCTAATGAGGGAACAACTAGGTCCTCAACTTCTTCTCCTATTCCATGGCAGGAAAGCAAAAGTGCAGACCCCTCTGTCAGAAAGGAGCATGGAGACTTCCATTCATATTGGGATGAGATTAGGAAGTTAGATGATCGGGTGAAAGAGTTGGATAGTCTAAAGGTCTCTAATAGTCCCCCTTCAACTGAGGATACAAACGATGTCCCACTAACAAAGAAATCTGCAATAATGCCGCATCCCTCACCAGAGAATTTTCCTGCAAAAACAAATTTTGTTGAATCCCTTGAAAAAGTAGCGAGTGTTCAAGCATGTGAAAGTTCTGCTTGCTCAACAACTGCTCAGGATATCTATGAAGTCCCTATATGCTCTTACATTGACAGTTCTAATATTAAGAAAGAAAGCCAAAATGTAACTTTGGGAAGTGAAACTAGGAATGGCAAACTAGATTTGGTTTGGGGTGAGATTTGGAAGTCTGATGTCAAGGAACCGTTGCTATCCCCAGAAAGTGACAATAGTTCTAAGACAAACGATTCTAAAGATAAAATTGACTGGGAAAAGAAGCCATTGCTTTCCCCGGGTAGCAGTAATGAATCCCCTAAACTAAAAGATCGCAAGACTGATAAACCATTGCTTTTCAAACACCCAACACTAGGCGGCATTGCTGACTTTGAACTTCAGCAGTTTAATAGAAGACTTAAGCAACTTGAGGATCAGAGGTTTGTAACAAGGGGCCATGAAATGAACTCTGAAAAAgctgaagaagaagaattgagagTATTGAGGGAGATTAGGGATAAAATTGACTTAATGCAGGCTGACATAACTCGCTGGGGGATTAAGAAGCCTTTACCAGCAGACAGTCGTTCCCCTGGTTGCCTTAAAGAG GTGATCCTGTGTTTCTGGCCTTCATAA
- the LOC130467286 gene encoding protein FAR1-RELATED SEQUENCE 9-like, protein MSAILKQAANVYTITLFRDFEEEFKLSVASSTMFKGSVGRTVFFEVWIEGITGSRQEVQYKMEDSTVTCTCKNFEESGWLCFHCLRILHLHSINTIPDRYITTRWTRYAKKQIWERVDTIKREKGEINNFTGWRLHMIRRKFTEEKFKTNNKALDEIIKKEEERKAKEEAAKIAEQEKAKAEAQRQTQDEESTNSEITIVLDPDRANTKGKILTI, encoded by the exons ATGAGTGCTATATTAAAACAGGCAGCAAATGTATACACGATAACACTTTTCCGTGATTTTGAAGAAGAGTTCAAGCTTTCTGTGGCAAGTAGTACAATGTTCAAGGGAAGTGTTGGAAGAACAGTGTTTTTTGAAGTGTGGATAGAAGGAATAACAG GATCAAGGCAAGAAGTTCAATACAAAATGGAAGATTCAACCGTCACTTGCACATGCAAAAACTTTGAAGAATCTGGATGGTtgtgcttccattgtttgagaatATTGCATTTACATTCAATCAATACAATTCCAGATCGTTACATAACAACAAGATGGACTAGATATGCAAAGAAACAGATATGGGAAAGGGTTGATACAATAAAAAGGGAGAAAGGTGAAATCAACAATTTTACTGGTTGGAGATTACATATGATCagaag AAAATTTACCGAGGAGAAGTTTAAAACGAATAATAAAGCACttgatgaaatcataaaaaaggaagaagaaaggaaggcaaaagaagaagcTGCAAAGATAGCAGAACAAGAAAAGGCAAAAGCTGAAGCACAACGACAAACACAAGACGAAGAATCAACTAATTCTGAAATAACAATTGTGCTTGATCCTGATCGTGCTAATACTAAAGGAAAGA TTTTgacaatatag
- the LOC130467287 gene encoding protein FAR1-RELATED SEQUENCE 5-like: MTEPKKEAIEAMSECGLRPMESYRYMSTETGGDDCVGHTMIDHLNYCYKLKMKQIDGKDSQTLVNKLYGIQSIDPEFFFRVRLNAEGKVECLFWRDSMMREDYKIYGDVLVFDTTFRTNKYNLICAPFVGINNHWKNTMFACAFIGDETTESFVWVFETFLKAMGGKHPISIFTNQDAAIAAGIEQVFPSSRHRLCLWHLSKNANSRFGLLKSDKNFKNAFYKCLSGCITPNDFEETWKSMINTFKLEKDDWFNRLYGLKEKWCTALSKDFFFCRYTFFTKE; the protein is encoded by the exons ATGACAGAACCTAAAAAAGAAGCTATTGAGGCAATGTCAGAATGTGGTCTAAGACCAATGGAGTCTTATAGGTATATGTCAACAGAAACTGGCGGAGACGACTGTGTTGGTCATACGATGATTGATCATCTAAACTACTGCTACAagttaaaaatgaagcaaattgATGGCAAGGATTCACAAACACTAGTGAACAAACTGTATGGCATACAATCAATAGATCCCGAGTTCTTTTTCAGAGTAAGACTCAATGCTGAAGGAAAAGTTGAGTGCCTATTTTGGAGGGATTCTATGATGAGAGAAGATTACAAAATATATGGAGATGTTCTAGTTTTTGATACTACATTTAGAACCAATAAGTACAATCTCATATGTGCTCCATTTGTTGGTATAAATAACCATTGGAAAAACACAATGTTTGCTTGTGCTTTCATTGGGGATGAAACTACAGAATCTTTTGTTTGGGTGTTTGAAACTTTTCTGAAGGCTATGGGAGGAAAGCACCCTATATCAATTTTCACTAATCAAGATGCAGCTATTGCTGCTGGAATAGAACAG GTTTTTCCTTCTTCAAGACACAGGTTATGCTTGTGGCACTTGAGTAAAAATGCAAACAGTAGGTTTGGTTTATTGAAGTCtgataaaaatttcaaaaacgcATTCTACAAGTGTTTAAGTGGGTGTATAACACcaaatgattttgaagaaacttgGAAATCTATGATCAACACTTTTAAGCTGGAAAAAGATGATTGGTTCAACAGATTGTATGGTCTTAAAGAAAAATGGTGTACagctttaagtaaagatttttttttctgccgGTATACTTTCTTCACAAAGGAGTGA